The Brevinematales bacterium region CGATAGTGGAAATCAGGTCGGTGTTGATTTTTTTCAATGTTTCCACCTCCACGATACCGCGTTCGGATTCTTTAGCGACGCTGATGGTTCCCATTTTCAGCATTTCGGAGTTTTTCTGCAAGAGTTGATTGGTCGTATCGGTTACCGACTTCTGGAGCTCGAGGCTCTTCTGCTGGCGGTAGAGGCTGATTGCGATAATGATCTGGTTCTTCCAGAGAGGGATTGTGGTCAGGATGGAGCTCTGTATCTTCTCCACCAGTACCTGATCGTTATTCTGGATAAGACGGATCTGCGGCCCGGTCTGTATCGAGAGCATGCGGGAGAGTTTGAGGTCGTAAAGTTTCTTCTCGAAGCGGTTGATCAGCTGGCCGAAATCCTGAGCGCGCTGTGCGTCGAACGGGTCGTTTGATGCCAGCGCTTTTTTCTGAACCTCGGGGAGCGTGACCTCGCGGAGTTCCTTGATCTTGATTTCCCCGGCGATAATAAATAAATCCAGTTCTTTCAAATATTCGAGGTTTTTCTGGAACAACGTATCGAGCATCGTGATGTCGCGGAGAAGCTGAATCCTCGATTTTTCGAGTTCGTCGGTGATCTTTTCGATATTCACCGATACGCTTTCGTAACGGCTGACGAAGTGGTTCCACGCGTTCTTGATACCGCCGAACAGTTTCGAGAAAAATCCCTGATCGGTGGAGAGCCCGTCTACGTCGATATCCTTGATCTTGACAATCAGATCGGAGAGAATCTCGCCGACATAGCCGGTGTCCTTATTGCGGATACTGTCGAGAACCGTATCGGAAAAGCCCGATATCTTGCTCTGCGACGATACGCCGTACTGGATGATGGCGTTTGTATCCTCGACATTAATCTGGTTTTTAATCGAATTTACTTTGTCCTTTTCAGCCGGGGTAAGCTCATCGAAATCGATTGTATTCAGCGCGGGAGCCCCCGCAGTTGCGTCCGACATACTCTCCTCCTGTTTATTTCATTTTATCGCTTTGAAACATTTTTGTCAGCATCTCCAGCTCCACGTCCAGTTCGAGTCCGTCGTCGTTGATGGTTCGCTGGTACTGGTTCTCGAAAATATCCTGCAACGTGGTATCGAGCGCGTCCTCGATTTTCGCGACACGTTCCTTTAAATCGTCGGGAACCGTATCGCCCTTAGTGTACTTGATATACATCCCGAGTATATTGATGGTCGCGTCGAGATAATAATGAATGAAATTCCTCGCGGTCTTGATATCCTTGGGGTCGTCCTGGAAATCCTTGATGATTTTTTCGCAGGTCGTGACTATTTTTAAAACCCGTTCCCTGACCTCGGGCTTTTTTATCCGGTAGGTAAAATTAAATATCTCCTGTACCTTCGCCTTCGCCTCCGAGACCACCTGCGCGGCCATATCTTTGGTAATACCCGTGACATTCACCGATTCAGTCTGGGCCTTTGTCTTACGGAGGACAATCAGGAACAGGAAGAGGATTCCCGCGGCGACAGCCCCCGCGATCAGAGTAAGGATGACGGGCGCGCCGAGAACGAAGTAGAGCAGGGCGAATATTCCAGCTCCGATGAGGATTGGGATCAGGATGCGTACGGCTTTACCGTTCATGTCTCCCCCTATGGCTGACTTGGTTTTATTGTAATACAGAGTCGGTTTTTCCACAACTTTTATCTTGCTTTCCGGGCGGTTTACAGGTATAATAAATTCCGTGAACAGAAGGGAGAATTATGAAAATCGAACCCCGGCGAATCGCCTGCTACACAGGATTGATAGCCAATTTTTTATTGCTGATTATCGCGATTTTTTTCGCCGTGCCGTACGACAAATCCTTCCTCGCGATATCGAACCCCTCTCTGAAAATTTTCGACCGCAATAATTATCTCCTCGCGGAGTTCACCCCCGAAATCGCGGGCTTTTCCTCGAAATTTACCCTTTCCGACGTGCCGACCAATTTTATCAAACTTCTCCTGTTCTCCGAGGATAGGGATTTTGAAACACACCCCGGGTTTTCGCTGAAATCGCTCGCGCGCGTAGTATTCCTGTTATTCTCCCAGGGGCAGGCTCCGTCCGGCGCGTCCACCATCTCACAGCAGCTCGCGAAAATCAAGTACGGCGTCAACCGGAATAATTTTATCACGAAAATCCTCGAACTGTTCCGCGCGTTGAAGATTGAAACCTGCTTCACCAAGCACGAGATTCTCGAATCGTACCTCAACAACGTGTTTCTGGGAAACCATATCTACGGAATAAAAAAGGCGGCGGAGGTCTATTTCTCGAAGGATATGACGGGACTAACACTGTTAGAAATGGCGTCCTTAATCGAAATTATTAAAGCGCCGTCGGCATACGATCCCTATAAGCAGACTGCCTTAGTCGAGGGTAAGGCGAAAAACCTCCTCGCGCGCGCGTTTACCAACAGGATTATCGATACGGGCGAGCTGTCCGTTAATCTGGACGATCATCTCATCATCTATCCGTACCGCGCGGAGATAAACGCCCCTCACTTCTGCTTCTGGGCGCTCGATGCGGTAAAAAAAATGATCCCCAATCCGTCGGATATCGCGGAAATCCATACGACCCTCGACCTTCAGCTTTATAATCAGATTCAGGCGATAGCCAAAGACCGGATGGTTTACCTGAAACAGAAAAACGCGAACCATCTTAGCCTGCTGATGACCGACAATAAATCCGGCGATATTATCGTGATGCTCGGGTCGGTGGATTTTTTCTCCGAGGACGGCCAAATGAACGGGGTCACGATGAAGCGCCAGCCCGGCTCGACGATGAAACCGTTCAACTATGCCCTCGCGCTCGAATCGAAAAATTTCACCCCGGCGACTATTCTCCCGGACGTGTATTCGGAATTCCCGTCGATGGTAGGCAAGTATGTCCCGAAAAACTACGACTGGCGTTATCACGGGCCGGTACGGGTCGCGATGGCGCTCGGGTGTTCGTATAATGTGCCAGCGGTATATATCCTCAACAAGGTGGGCTTATACCCGTATTACACGTTTCTCAGGGACATCGGGTTTGATTCGCTCGACAGGCCGTTGGAGTTCTACGGGCTGGGGCTGACCCTCGGTAACGCCGACCTGTCGCTCTACGAGCTCGTCCGCGGATATATGATATTCCCGAAAAACGGGGTATACTCCGACCTGAACGGTATCCGCTATATCGTGATGAAGGACCAGTCGACGAATTTTCCCCCTGCGAAGGACGAGAAGCGGGTGCTTTCTCCCGAATCGGCATTCCTCATCAATCATATTCTCAGCGAATATAAGTATAAGACCCCCGCGTTCGGCGTCAATTCCCCGATCAATTTCCCGTTCCCGGTGGCGGTAAAGACCGGTACGTCGAAAGATTATCGCGATAATTTCCTCGTGGGATATAACCCCCAGTTCTCCATCGGCATCTGGACGGGGAATTTTTCCGGCGCGCCGATGAAAAATCTCCCGTCCGCGTCCGGGGGCGGGGTGATCCTCCGCGATATTATCCTGCATCTCTACAATCAGGGATGGAACCTCGATCAGCCGTTCTCCTCCGACGGGATGAATATCACGAAAGCGAAAATCTGTAAATTCTCCGGAATGCTCGCGGGGCCGGAATGCGACTCTGATGTGGAGTATTTTATCTACGGGACCGAGCCGACAGAAGTCTGCACATGGCATCAGCACGGCAAGGTCGTTATTCCCGAGTTATATGAGGATTGGGCGCGGAAAAACCTGCCCGAATGGATGATCGAGGTGTCATATACGACCGACCTGAAAATCGTATCGCCGTCCGACGGGGATATTTACCGGATCGACCATAATGTCGCGATGGAGAACCAGGCGATCGAGCTCAAGGCGCTCGCAAAATCGGATGATGTGGTATGGTATATTGACGGCGTACAGTACGGTGTCGGGAAGAAACTCCTCTGGACGCTTCGCACCGGGGAGCACCGTATCAAGGCAGTCGCCGGGGAATTTGAAAAAACGGTATCCGTCATAGTAGTGGATTGAACTGAAAGAATTGTATTTATCTAAACTTGTTTCTTTTATCAACACGCGATAAAATATATTTATCGTTAGTGGTTAAAAACAAGGAGATTTCTGATGAAACAACTAGTCGACGGTGTTTTTAATAAAGGACATATCGATATCGATTTCCCGATTCCGCTCGATGATAATACGAAAGTAAAGGTTCTGATTATGACAAACGATACTGATGAAACTCTCGAATTAGGGACATATAAACTGGGTAAAAATCTGGATGATGTTAATATCAGGGATTTTGCACATGAAGATTGAGGAACCGTTTCTGATCGATACAAATATCCTTATCTACGCTCTCAATAAAGATTCGGCTTATTATGATTTTTCACGAAAAATAATTAACGATAACGGGGAAAACATATATCTTGCATATAAATCGGTTGCAGAATTCGTATGTGTTATGTCAAAGATGGGAAGATACGATATCATTGAACTTGAATGAGATAAAATAGTCCGTAGATTTAACATTCTTTTCTCAGATAGTTTCAGCGCTGAAATATATAAGAAACTGATTCTAAAATATAAACCTGTCGGCAACCATGTGTATGATTTTGAGATTGTTTCAGTAATGTTAAATTCCGGGATTCGTAAAATTGCGACTGTAAACCTATCGGATTTTATAAAAATTGAAGAAATTGATATTATTCATTTTTAATTGGATAAACATCCGGCTAATTTATAATTCCGGAAACCGTGCTCTATGGTATCGAAGGTCACGGCCGCCGGGGAATTCGAAAAAACGGTATCCGTCATCGTCGTCGATTGACGCCTACACCCTTCATGTCGATTTTATTCATCATCCCGGTGTACTGCGTACTCTAGCCCCGATATAACACGAAATTTATGTAGAAATAAATTGCCCGTGATCTGGAAATATGACGATCTCTTTTATTACGGGGTATTTATCGATCGAGGTACTTAGCCGGAAATCGGAATAGTGTGCGCAGTACACCCTGAAATTTACCCCGATTATTTTCTTTTTTTACCGTTATGTTTTATAATATTCACCTAACTATTCTAAGGAGGAACTCATGTCATCGTACAACATCGCCGTATTAGGCGGCGACGGTACAGGGCCGGAAGTAGTCGCGGAGGGGATAAAAGTCCTCGAAGCGGTAAAGGGCAAGTTTAAGATCAATTTCGATTTTCATTACTACGATTTCGGCGGCGAACGCTACCTGAAAACCGGTAAGATTATCGATTCGGACGATATAAATGAACTGCGCAAGTATGACGCGATTTTCCTCGGCGCTATCGGGCATCCCGATGTGAAGCCCGGTATCCTTGAAAAGGGTCTCCTTCTGAGGCTTCGTTTCGAGCTCGATCAGTACATCAACCTGCGCCCGGTGAAGCTCTACCCCGGTGTCGATACGCCTATCAAGAACAAAACTCCCGAAGATGTCGATTTTATCGTCGTCCGTGAAAATAGCGGCGGTATCTATACCGGCCATGGCGGTGCGACGCTGGTCGGCACTCCCCATGAAGTGGCGACTCAGGTCATGGTTTACGACCGCTTCACCGTCGACCGTTGTCTCAAGTACGCGTTCGAGCTGAAGAAAAAGCGCTCGAAACAGAGCAAAAAATATGCCGATAAGGCGATCACACTTGTACATAAGACGAACGTCCTGACGTATACGGGCGACCTCTGGTTCCGCGCGTTCAACGAGATGGGCGAGAAGGATTATAAGGAATTCAAACGCGACTACGCGCATGTGGACGCGACAACGATGTGGTTTGTCAAGAACCCGGAGTGGTTCGATGTGCTGGTCACCGAGAATCTGTTCGGCGATATCATCACC contains the following coding sequences:
- a CDS encoding PIN domain-containing protein is translated as MKIEEPFLIDTNILIYALNKDSAYYDFSRKIINDNGENIYLAYKSVAEFVCVMSKMGRYDIIELE
- a CDS encoding toxic anion resistance protein → MSDATAGAPALNTIDFDELTPAEKDKVNSIKNQINVEDTNAIIQYGVSSQSKISGFSDTVLDSIRNKDTGYVGEILSDLIVKIKDIDVDGLSTDQGFFSKLFGGIKNAWNHFVSRYESVSVNIEKITDELEKSRIQLLRDITMLDTLFQKNLEYLKELDLFIIAGEIKIKELREVTLPEVQKKALASNDPFDAQRAQDFGQLINRFEKKLYDLKLSRMLSIQTGPQIRLIQNNDQVLVEKIQSSILTTIPLWKNQIIIAISLYRQQKSLELQKSVTDTTNQLLQKNSEMLKMGTISVAKESERGIVEVETLKKINTDLISTIEETIKIQEEGRTKRAQAEVELKKMEGELKDKLVAVKSGAPAAAKEEASDYTPLSTPQATPMDMPEPEITPLKPKDQNG
- a CDS encoding 3-isopropylmalate dehydrogenase is translated as MSSYNIAVLGGDGTGPEVVAEGIKVLEAVKGKFKINFDFHYYDFGGERYLKTGKIIDSDDINELRKYDAIFLGAIGHPDVKPGILEKGLLLRLRFELDQYINLRPVKLYPGVDTPIKNKTPEDVDFIVVRENSGGIYTGHGGATLVGTPHEVATQVMVYDRFTVDRCLKYAFELKKKRSKQSKKYADKAITLVHKTNVLTYTGDLWFRAFNEMGEKDYKEFKRDYAHVDATTMWFVKNPEWFDVLVTENLFGDIITDLGAMVQGGMGIAAGGNINPEGVSMFEPIGGSAPKYTGQHVINPLAAIEAGRMMLDELGETEAALAIEKSVASACTKLKSLAAGKMGYSTEEVGDLVASNL